Proteins encoded by one window of Vibrio rumoiensis:
- the nsrR gene encoding nitric oxide-sensing transcriptional repressor NsrR encodes MQLTAFTDYGIRSLLFLATLPSGERSNIQMVSDRFSIPKNHLIKIINKLAQLGYVQATRGKHGGICLGKPAELITVGQVVRDLEPLQLIDCSESACHITSACRLKVQLAKAKEAFLQQLDQCTLADLLDNNDELLLLLTPV; translated from the coding sequence ATGCAATTAACCGCTTTTACTGACTATGGAATCAGATCATTACTTTTTCTCGCAACGCTACCAAGTGGTGAGCGTTCGAATATCCAAATGGTGAGCGATCGATTTTCTATACCGAAAAATCATCTGATTAAGATTATTAATAAATTGGCTCAGTTAGGTTACGTCCAGGCAACCCGAGGTAAGCATGGTGGTATTTGTTTAGGTAAACCCGCAGAGCTAATTACTGTTGGTCAGGTCGTAAGAGATTTAGAGCCATTACAGTTGATTGATTGCTCTGAAAGCGCGTGCCATATTACCTCTGCTTGTCGGTTGAAAGTGCAGTTAGCTAAGGCGAAAGAGGCATTTTTACAGCAGCTTGATCAATGCACTCTCGCTGATTTACTTGATAACAATGATGAGCTTTTATTACTTCTTACCCCCGTGTAA
- a CDS encoding replicative DNA helicase, giving the protein MAENKPRKIVDAQVDALKVPPHSLEAEQSVLGGLLLDNERWDSISGKVVDKDFYSRPHRLIFAAIKVILENNQPLDLITLSEHLEQREELESVGGFAYLADLAKNTPSAANINAYADIVCERALVRNLIGIANEIADAGYDPQGRSSADLLDMAESKVFAIAEERTTESEGPQSVDNILEKTLERIEELYKSPQDGVTGVSTGFNDLNKKTAGLQGSDLIIVAARPSMGKTTFAMNLCENAAMDQDKPVLIFSLEMPAEQLMMRMLASLSRVDQTKIRTGQLDDEDWARISSTMGILMQKKNMYIDDSSGLTPTDLRSRARRIARETGGLSMIMVDYLQLMRVPGLQDNRTLEISEISRSLKALAKELNVPVVALSQLNRSLEQRADKRPINSDLRESGAIEQDADLIMFIYRDEVYHPDSALKGIAEIIIGKQRNGPIGSVRLTFQGQFSRFDNYAGPAFDDE; this is encoded by the coding sequence ATGGCAGAAAATAAACCTCGAAAAATCGTAGACGCTCAAGTCGATGCCCTCAAAGTACCTCCTCACTCACTTGAGGCAGAGCAATCTGTTCTAGGTGGACTTTTACTCGATAACGAACGTTGGGATTCGATCTCAGGTAAAGTGGTGGATAAGGATTTCTATAGTCGACCACATCGCCTTATTTTTGCCGCTATTAAAGTCATTTTAGAGAATAACCAACCGCTGGATCTTATCACCTTATCAGAGCATCTCGAACAACGAGAAGAGTTAGAATCTGTCGGTGGCTTCGCTTATCTTGCCGATCTTGCCAAAAATACCCCAAGTGCTGCCAATATTAACGCTTATGCGGATATTGTCTGTGAGCGAGCGTTAGTTCGTAACCTTATTGGTATTGCCAATGAAATCGCCGATGCTGGTTATGATCCGCAAGGGCGTAGCTCGGCTGACTTACTTGACATGGCCGAAAGTAAAGTCTTTGCCATTGCTGAAGAGCGAACCACGGAAAGCGAAGGTCCTCAAAGCGTCGATAATATTTTAGAAAAAACCTTAGAGCGTATCGAAGAGCTATATAAATCTCCTCAAGATGGCGTGACTGGGGTTTCAACTGGTTTTAATGATCTCAATAAGAAAACCGCGGGTCTGCAAGGCTCGGATTTAATTATTGTGGCCGCTCGTCCTTCGATGGGTAAAACGACCTTTGCGATGAACTTATGTGAAAATGCGGCGATGGATCAAGATAAGCCAGTTCTCATATTTTCACTAGAGATGCCCGCTGAACAATTGATGATGCGTATGCTTGCGTCATTATCTCGTGTCGATCAAACGAAGATCCGTACAGGCCAATTGGATGATGAAGACTGGGCCCGTATTTCGTCGACCATGGGTATTCTGATGCAGAAGAAGAATATGTATATCGATGATAGTTCAGGTCTAACACCAACCGATTTACGTTCACGCGCGCGTCGAATTGCTCGAGAAACGGGGGGCTTATCAATGATTATGGTTGATTACCTTCAGTTGATGCGCGTACCGGGTTTGCAAGATAACCGTACCTTAGAAATTTCTGAGATTTCGCGCTCGCTAAAAGCACTGGCCAAAGAGTTAAACGTACCCGTTGTGGCACTATCTCAGCTTAACCGTTCTTTGGAGCAACGTGCGGATAAACGTCCAATTAACTCGGATTTACGTGAATCGGGCGCGATAGAGCAGGATGCGGATTTGATTATGTTTATCTATCGAGATGAGGTTTATCATCCAGATAGTGCTCTGAAAGGGATTGCTGAGATCATTATCGGTAAGCAACGTAATGGTCCCATTGGCTCGGTTCGATTAACCTTCCAAGGGCAGTTCTCTCGTTTTGATAATTACGCTGGCCCAGCTTTTGATGACGAATAA
- a CDS encoding adenylosuccinate synthase: MGNNVVVLGTQWGDEGKGKIVDLLTEDAKYVVRYQGGHNAGHTLVIDGEKTVLHLIPSGILRENVKCIIGNGVVLSPDALLKEMKPLEERGIPVRERLHISEACPLILPYHIALDQARELARGKKAIGTTGRGIGPAYEDKVSRRGLRVGDLFDMESFAQKLKEVMEYHNFQLVNYYKVEEVNYEEVLEQVKGYAQLLTSLVIDVTDELDAARKRGDKIMFEGAQGTLLDIDHGTYPYVTSSNTTAGGVAAGSGFGPRHLGYILGIAKAYCTRVGSGPFPTELYDGLDKQDPVGKHLGTVGHEFGATTGRLRRTGWFDAVAMRRAIQINSLSGFCLTKLDVLDGLEEIKICTSYKMDDGSIVEVSPMSADDFERATPVYETMPGWTENTFGAKSIDALPQAALDYIKRIEELTGVPVDIISTGPDRNETIIKVHPFNA, from the coding sequence ATGGGAAATAATGTAGTCGTTCTGGGCACCCAATGGGGTGACGAAGGTAAAGGTAAAATAGTTGACCTTTTAACTGAAGATGCAAAATATGTGGTTCGCTATCAAGGCGGTCACAATGCAGGTCACACTCTAGTCATTGATGGTGAAAAAACCGTTCTTCACTTAATTCCATCAGGTATTCTACGCGAAAATGTGAAATGCATTATCGGTAATGGCGTAGTTCTTTCACCTGACGCTTTATTAAAAGAAATGAAACCGCTTGAAGAGCGTGGCATTCCAGTGCGTGAACGCCTACACATTTCTGAAGCTTGTCCTCTAATTCTTCCTTATCATATTGCTTTAGACCAAGCTCGTGAATTAGCGCGCGGTAAAAAAGCGATTGGTACAACGGGTCGCGGTATCGGTCCCGCTTACGAAGATAAAGTTTCTCGTCGTGGTTTACGTGTTGGCGATCTATTCGACATGGAATCATTCGCGCAAAAACTAAAAGAAGTGATGGAATATCATAACTTCCAACTGGTGAACTACTACAAAGTAGAAGAAGTGAACTACGAAGAAGTACTTGAGCAAGTGAAAGGTTATGCACAACTGCTGACTTCACTTGTGATTGATGTGACCGATGAGCTTGATGCTGCGCGTAAGCGTGGTGATAAAATCATGTTTGAAGGTGCTCAAGGTACATTGCTTGATATCGACCATGGCACTTACCCTTATGTAACTTCTTCAAATACCACTGCTGGTGGTGTTGCTGCCGGTTCTGGTTTTGGTCCTCGTCACCTAGGTTACATTTTAGGTATCGCTAAAGCTTACTGTACTCGTGTAGGTTCAGGTCCATTCCCGACTGAGTTATACGATGGATTAGACAAACAAGATCCAGTTGGTAAGCACTTAGGTACGGTTGGTCATGAGTTCGGTGCCACAACGGGTCGTCTACGTCGTACTGGTTGGTTTGATGCTGTTGCGATGCGTCGCGCAATTCAAATAAACTCATTATCTGGTTTCTGCCTAACTAAGCTTGATGTACTTGATGGCTTAGAAGAAATTAAAATCTGTACAAGCTACAAGATGGATGACGGTTCTATCGTAGAAGTGTCTCCAATGTCAGCTGATGATTTTGAAAGAGCGACACCTGTTTATGAAACGATGCCAGGTTGGACTGAAAATACCTTCGGTGCTAAATCTATCGATGCGCTTCCACAAGCGGCTCTAGATTACATCAAACGTATTGAAGAGCTAACAGGTGTACCCGTTGATATTATTTCAACTGGTCCAGATCGTAACGAAACCATCATTAAGGTTCATCCGTTTAACGCTTAA
- the hmpA gene encoding NO-inducible flavohemoprotein, producing MLSQSTIDIVKSTAPLIAEAGPSMTAYFYDRMFKHHPELKDVFNLTHQDTGRQREALFNAVYGYAANIDNIEVLLPVVEKIAQKHTSFNITAKQYDIVGTHLLATIDELMNPGQEVLDAWAEAYGLLATIFINREEEIYQQTEQEIGGWRGTREFKVIDKKEESNVITSFVFEPVDGQPVVGYKPGQYIGIYLNSDKLDNQEIRQYSLSDAPNGQTYRISVKREDNGVASNYLHEEVQIGDCIELAPPAGDFFFATEANKPVALISAGVGLTPMLSILESIKHTHTASIHWLHATDNNERHAFKEHLLNCVQQQDNLTQQVWYKEEQGLMALSQCNDSINWLETEFYLCGPIEFMQSIAKQLIALQTPEENIHYECFGPHKVL from the coding sequence ATGTTAAGTCAATCAACCATCGATATCGTTAAGTCTACCGCCCCACTCATCGCAGAAGCTGGACCATCAATGACAGCTTACTTTTATGATCGAATGTTCAAGCATCATCCCGAATTAAAAGATGTATTCAATTTAACGCACCAAGACACTGGTCGCCAACGTGAAGCTTTATTCAATGCCGTTTATGGTTATGCGGCCAATATAGATAACATCGAAGTTTTATTACCTGTGGTTGAAAAAATTGCCCAAAAACATACCAGCTTTAACATCACAGCGAAGCAATATGACATCGTTGGCACTCACTTACTTGCTACTATCGATGAGTTAATGAACCCTGGACAAGAAGTACTCGATGCTTGGGCGGAGGCCTATGGGTTACTGGCCACAATATTCATCAATCGTGAAGAAGAAATTTATCAACAAACCGAACAAGAAATCGGCGGTTGGCGTGGCACTCGCGAGTTTAAAGTAATTGATAAAAAAGAAGAAAGTAATGTCATTACCAGTTTCGTATTCGAACCTGTCGATGGACAACCAGTCGTAGGGTACAAACCAGGCCAATACATTGGTATCTACTTAAATTCAGACAAACTTGATAATCAAGAAATTCGTCAATATAGCCTATCAGATGCACCTAACGGACAAACATACCGTATTTCGGTAAAACGAGAAGACAATGGCGTGGCGTCAAATTACCTACACGAGGAAGTCCAAATTGGAGACTGCATTGAATTAGCCCCTCCAGCTGGTGACTTTTTCTTTGCAACGGAAGCAAATAAGCCGGTAGCGCTTATTTCAGCAGGCGTTGGTTTAACCCCGATGCTTTCCATTCTAGAAAGTATCAAACATACGCACACTGCAAGTATCCATTGGCTACACGCAACAGACAACAATGAACGTCATGCATTTAAAGAACATTTATTAAATTGCGTTCAACAGCAAGATAATCTGACTCAGCAAGTTTGGTACAAAGAAGAACAAGGATTGATGGCTCTCTCTCAATGCAATGACAGCATTAATTGGCTAGAAACTGAATTCTATCTATGTGGACCAATCGAATTTATGCAATCTATTGCAAAACAATTAATCGCTCTACAAACGCCGGAAGAGAACATTCACTACGAATGCTTTGGCCCTCATAAAGTTCTGTGA
- the rpsR gene encoding 30S ribosomal protein S18, producing the protein MARFFRRRKFCRFTAEGVQEIDYKDVATLKNYITEAGKIVPSRITGTSAKYQRQLARAIKRSRYLALLPYTDKHQ; encoded by the coding sequence ATGGCTCGTTTCTTCCGTCGTCGTAAATTCTGCCGTTTCACTGCAGAAGGCGTACAAGAGATTGATTACAAAGACGTAGCAACTCTTAAAAACTACATCACTGAAGCTGGTAAAATTGTACCTAGCCGTATCACTGGCACAAGTGCTAAATATCAGCGTCAACTAGCTCGCGCTATCAAGCGTTCTCGTTACCTAGCACTTCTTCCATATACTGACAAACATCAGTAA
- the rlmB gene encoding 23S rRNA (guanosine(2251)-2'-O)-methyltransferase RlmB — translation MSNEFIFGIHAINAVLEKDPARLVEAFVLKGREDDRLMPVINQLQKFGVSVQQMGRKALDDKAQGANHQGIIAKVKPAKQLNEHHLDDIISACQAKGEQPLLLVLDGVTDPHNLGACLRNADAAGVAAVIVPKDKSAPLTGTVSKVACGAAETVPFVRVTNLARTMRALQEQGIWFVGTAGEATHDIYQAKLTGPLAIVMGAEGDGMRRLTRETCDDLIKIPMAGSVSSLNVSVATGVCLFEAVRQRLG, via the coding sequence ATGAGTAACGAATTTATTTTTGGCATCCATGCCATTAACGCTGTGTTAGAGAAAGATCCCGCTCGCTTAGTGGAAGCATTTGTTCTTAAAGGGCGTGAAGATGACCGACTAATGCCAGTGATTAACCAACTACAGAAGTTTGGTGTATCAGTGCAACAAATGGGGCGTAAAGCATTAGATGACAAAGCACAAGGCGCAAACCATCAAGGTATCATCGCTAAAGTTAAGCCGGCTAAACAGCTAAATGAACATCATTTAGATGACATTATTTCTGCTTGCCAAGCGAAAGGTGAGCAGCCTTTATTATTGGTTTTAGATGGTGTTACTGACCCTCATAACCTTGGTGCTTGTTTACGTAACGCTGATGCAGCTGGTGTTGCTGCAGTGATTGTACCGAAAGATAAATCAGCGCCTTTGACTGGTACGGTGAGTAAAGTGGCATGTGGTGCGGCGGAGACGGTACCATTTGTTCGAGTGACGAACCTTGCTCGTACTATGAGAGCGCTGCAAGAACAAGGTATTTGGTTTGTAGGTACTGCAGGCGAAGCAACGCACGATATTTACCAAGCAAAATTGACGGGGCCTCTAGCCATTGTCATGGGCGCAGAAGGTGACGGTATGCGTCGTCTCACTCGTGAAACTTGTGATGATTTAATCAAGATCCCAATGGCGGGAAGTGTTTCAAGTTTGAATGTCTCGGTGGCGACTGGGGTGTGTTTATTTGAAGCGGTTCGTCAGCGTTTAGGTTAA
- the rpsF gene encoding 30S ribosomal protein S6, whose product MRHYEIVFMVHPDQSEQVAGMIERYTNTITEAGGTIHRLEDWGRRQMAYPINKLHKAHYVLMNVEAEQAVIDELETAFRFNDAVLRNMIMRTKSAVTEQSIMMKAREERAPRREERSEAKSEEAAAE is encoded by the coding sequence ATGCGTCATTACGAAATCGTATTCATGGTGCACCCTGATCAAAGCGAGCAAGTTGCTGGCATGATCGAGCGTTACACTAACACTATCACTGAAGCTGGCGGTACTATCCACCGTTTAGAAGATTGGGGCCGTCGTCAAATGGCTTACCCAATCAACAAACTGCACAAAGCACACTACGTTCTTATGAACGTTGAAGCTGAGCAAGCTGTAATTGATGAGTTAGAAACTGCTTTCCGTTTTAACGATGCAGTTCTACGTAACATGATCATGCGCACTAAATCTGCAGTGACTGAGCAATCTATCATGATGAAAGCACGCGAAGAGCGCGCACCTCGTCGTGAAGAGCGTTCTGAAGCTAAGTCAGAAGAAGCAGCAGCTGAGTAA
- a CDS encoding DUF481 domain-containing protein yields the protein MQNRLLPLLYLIISSQAYSEDSITSRSVESSSTANSSLTVPKDDTQTTSTPSESDQQANSDTDSTEQGLTFEPTPPPPEEPPSTTEQHDTPTSSSNNEDIVTTPSENKDNAASDDGIDEELIAELLNEDDSSADDEKKDSDTKDSGKTAVKSKTAQTKSTESSVGSATWLPEIEFGYRSEQGNEDERSLNARLALSHISGRLRNSGSIKIYMKNEDGKEDERDQTYQLQSDYKISPRFYIYGNFKGIDSKYSSYFHDYTVSSGLGYQLTNTETLKIETELGPGYRYQEPNTDEIDDDDPIFPDNVAEPIIRASLTANWKPLDNTSFKFDGTMVSGSSNTRFNTEISIINYITEDIALKISQNIEHLSRVPNNLEKTDTILTINILYAPK from the coding sequence GTGCAAAATCGATTACTACCGCTATTGTATTTAATCATAAGCAGCCAAGCTTATAGTGAAGACTCAATAACCAGTCGCTCAGTGGAAAGTAGCTCGACGGCCAATAGTTCGCTAACGGTACCCAAGGATGATACTCAAACGACATCAACCCCTTCTGAATCTGATCAGCAGGCGAATTCGGATACCGATTCGACAGAGCAAGGACTCACATTCGAACCGACTCCTCCTCCCCCTGAAGAGCCGCCATCGACGACCGAGCAACATGATACCCCTACCTCGTCATCTAACAATGAAGATATTGTCACTACACCATCTGAAAACAAAGATAACGCCGCGTCCGATGACGGTATCGACGAAGAGTTAATTGCCGAGCTTCTCAATGAAGATGACAGCAGTGCTGACGATGAAAAAAAAGATTCGGATACGAAAGACAGCGGAAAAACCGCAGTAAAAAGTAAAACGGCACAAACCAAAAGCACGGAGAGCTCAGTTGGTAGTGCAACCTGGTTGCCTGAAATAGAGTTTGGTTATCGCTCTGAGCAAGGTAACGAAGATGAACGCTCTCTCAATGCCCGCTTAGCCTTGTCTCACATCTCTGGTCGTTTGCGTAATAGCGGTTCAATCAAAATCTACATGAAAAATGAAGATGGAAAAGAAGATGAACGCGATCAAACTTACCAATTACAAAGTGACTATAAAATCAGTCCTAGATTCTATATTTATGGCAACTTTAAAGGCATCGATTCAAAGTACAGTTCCTATTTTCACGATTACACAGTTTCAAGCGGTCTGGGTTACCAGCTCACCAATACTGAAACACTAAAAATAGAAACTGAACTTGGCCCGGGTTATCGCTACCAAGAACCAAATACCGATGAGATAGATGATGACGATCCTATTTTTCCAGACAATGTCGCTGAACCTATTATTCGAGCAAGCTTAACGGCGAATTGGAAGCCGCTCGATAACACGTCTTTCAAATTTGATGGAACGATGGTAAGTGGTTCGAGTAATACCCGTTTCAATACGGAAATTAGTATTATCAACTATATCACCGAAGATATTGCTTTAAAGATCTCACAAAATATCGAACACCTTAGTCGTGTACCCAATAACTTAGAGAAAACAGATACCATATTAACCATCAATATTCTGTATGCACCTAAATAA
- the rplI gene encoding 50S ribosomal protein L9 — MQVILLDKIGNLGNLGDQVNVKSGYARNFLIPQGKAVMATKANVEVFEARRAELEAKVAEQLAAAQARAEKVNALEAVVIASKAGDEGKLFGSIGTRDIADAITAAGVEVAKSEVRLPEGALRNTGEFEISIQLHSEVFAEVKLEVVAAG, encoded by the coding sequence ATGCAAGTTATTCTACTTGATAAAATCGGTAACCTAGGCAACCTTGGCGACCAAGTTAACGTTAAATCTGGTTACGCTCGTAACTTCCTTATCCCACAGGGTAAAGCAGTTATGGCTACTAAAGCTAACGTTGAAGTTTTCGAAGCACGTCGCGCTGAATTAGAAGCTAAAGTTGCTGAGCAACTAGCTGCTGCTCAAGCTCGCGCTGAGAAAGTTAACGCACTAGAAGCAGTTGTTATCGCTTCTAAAGCGGGTGACGAAGGTAAACTATTTGGTTCTATCGGTACTCGTGATATCGCTGATGCAATTACTGCAGCAGGCGTTGAAGTTGCTAAGAGCGAAGTTCGCCTTCCTGAAGGTGCACTACGTAACACTGGTGAGTTTGAAATCAGCATCCAACTTCATTCTGAAGTGTTCGCTGAAGTTAAACTTGAAGTGGTTGCTGCTGGCTAA
- the rnr gene encoding ribonuclease R, giving the protein MSERTHIDPFADRESEKYENPIPSREFILEFLKQANIPMNRNDLFEALNLKGEDEYEGLRRRLRAMERDGELIFTRRQCYALPEKIDLIKGTVIGHRDGFGWVRPEGSVGKDNDVLLPHHQMRTVIHGDYVLVQPNGEDKRGRKEGRLVRILEARKTNLVGRFFLEDGHAFVVPDDSRISQDILIPDEFREGARMGNVVVVELTARATRSRGMMGKIVEVLGENMAPGMEIQIAIHTHQIPDQWPVAVEKQVEHLGEEVPEEAKEGRVDLRDLPLVTIDGEDARDFDDAVYCRAEPGGGWRLWVAIADVSYYVRPNTALDKEAINRGNSVYFPSQVVPMLPEVLSNGLCSLNPQVDRLCMVCEMTISSSGKLSGYKHYEAVMNSHARLTYNKVSDILEGNEELRARYHALVPDLEELHKMYGVLKVAREKRGAIEFESTETKFIFNELRKIDRIEPVVRNDAHKIIEECMILANIASASFVEKAKEPALYRVHDTPGEERLTGFRSFLGELGLSLTGGLEPTPTDYAELIKSIGERPDKELIQTMLLRSMKQAVYNAENAGHFGLALQRYAHFTSPIRRYPDLLLHRAIKYLIAKNEGINTDRWTPTGGYHYSFDDMNFYGEQCSMTERRADDATRDVSDWLKCEYMQDHVGEELDGVIANVTGFGFFVRLSDLHIDGLVHISSLANDYYQFDPLGQRLIGESSGLIYRLGDSVKVKVLSVNLDDRQIDFEIVGTERQPRGKGKTAKKRAVNADKKALTQKKQAVKANKPGQKAKPLVEPTKRPDERSDKPKKKKARKPKGASAGKPGTKPKRSKPSASKRAKMKQSS; this is encoded by the coding sequence ATGTCCGAACGCACTCATATTGATCCTTTCGCAGATCGTGAATCCGAAAAATACGAAAATCCAATACCGAGTCGAGAGTTTATTCTCGAATTTTTAAAGCAAGCTAATATTCCAATGAATCGTAATGATTTGTTTGAAGCTCTGAACTTAAAAGGTGAGGATGAATATGAAGGTTTGCGCCGTCGCTTGAGAGCGATGGAACGAGATGGTGAGCTGATCTTTACTCGTCGTCAGTGCTATGCCTTACCGGAAAAAATCGACTTAATTAAAGGTACGGTTATCGGGCACCGTGATGGTTTTGGTTGGGTTCGTCCTGAAGGTAGTGTTGGTAAAGATAATGATGTGCTTCTTCCTCATCATCAAATGCGGACCGTTATCCATGGGGATTACGTTCTTGTGCAGCCTAATGGTGAAGATAAACGTGGTCGTAAAGAAGGGCGTCTAGTTCGGATCCTTGAGGCACGTAAAACCAACTTAGTTGGCCGTTTCTTTTTAGAAGATGGCCATGCTTTTGTTGTCCCTGATGATTCTCGTATTAGCCAAGATATTTTAATTCCAGATGAGTTCCGCGAAGGTGCTCGCATGGGGAATGTAGTGGTGGTTGAGCTAACGGCTCGAGCAACACGTTCTCGCGGTATGATGGGGAAAATAGTTGAAGTACTGGGTGAGAACATGGCGCCGGGTATGGAAATTCAAATCGCTATCCATACTCACCAAATTCCAGACCAATGGCCAGTAGCCGTTGAAAAACAAGTTGAACACCTTGGCGAAGAAGTTCCTGAAGAGGCTAAAGAAGGCCGCGTTGATCTACGTGATTTACCGTTAGTGACGATTGATGGTGAAGATGCACGAGACTTTGATGATGCAGTTTACTGTCGAGCAGAACCTGGCGGCGGCTGGCGTTTATGGGTAGCGATTGCCGATGTAAGTTATTATGTTCGCCCCAATACCGCTCTAGATAAAGAAGCAATTAACCGTGGTAACTCGGTGTACTTCCCATCTCAAGTTGTCCCTATGCTACCGGAAGTGTTGTCGAACGGATTATGCTCGTTGAACCCACAAGTTGACCGTCTATGTATGGTATGTGAAATGACCATATCATCATCAGGAAAGCTATCCGGATATAAGCATTATGAAGCAGTCATGAATTCTCATGCTCGTCTTACTTACAATAAAGTTTCGGATATTTTGGAAGGTAATGAAGAGCTTCGTGCTCGCTATCATGCTCTAGTGCCTGATTTGGAAGAGCTGCACAAAATGTATGGCGTGTTGAAAGTCGCGCGTGAAAAGCGTGGTGCTATTGAGTTTGAAAGCACGGAAACGAAATTTATTTTTAATGAATTGCGTAAAATTGATCGTATTGAACCTGTAGTTCGTAACGATGCGCATAAAATCATTGAAGAATGTATGATCTTAGCCAATATCGCCTCAGCTTCTTTTGTTGAAAAAGCCAAAGAACCTGCGTTATATCGTGTGCATGATACGCCAGGAGAAGAGCGCTTAACTGGTTTTAGAAGTTTTCTTGGAGAGCTAGGCTTAAGTCTAACCGGTGGGCTTGAGCCAACCCCTACCGATTATGCAGAATTGATCAAGTCTATTGGTGAACGTCCAGACAAAGAGCTGATTCAAACCATGCTATTACGTTCGATGAAACAAGCGGTTTATAATGCGGAAAATGCAGGCCACTTTGGTTTAGCACTCCAGCGTTATGCTCACTTCACTTCGCCTATTCGTCGTTATCCTGATTTATTACTGCATCGTGCGATTAAGTATTTAATTGCCAAAAATGAAGGGATAAATACGGATCGTTGGACACCGACTGGCGGTTATCACTACAGCTTTGATGATATGAATTTTTACGGTGAGCAATGTTCGATGACCGAGCGTCGTGCGGATGATGCTACTCGTGATGTGTCTGATTGGTTAAAATGTGAATACATGCAAGATCATGTCGGCGAAGAGCTTGATGGTGTCATTGCTAATGTCACGGGTTTTGGTTTCTTTGTTCGATTGAGCGATCTGCATATTGATGGTCTAGTGCATATTTCGTCACTGGCGAATGATTACTATCAGTTTGATCCATTAGGCCAACGTTTAATCGGTGAAAGCTCTGGTTTGATTTATCGCTTAGGTGATTCCGTTAAAGTGAAAGTATTGTCCGTTAATTTAGATGATCGTCAAATTGATTTCGAAATTGTCGGAACGGAACGCCAACCGAGAGGTAAGGGCAAAACAGCGAAAAAGCGTGCGGTGAATGCCGATAAAAAGGCTTTAACTCAGAAAAAACAAGCGGTCAAAGCCAATAAGCCAGGTCAGAAAGCGAAACCTTTAGTGGAGCCAACTAAGCGACCGGATGAACGTTCTGATAAACCGAAAAAGAAAAAAGCTCGTAAGCCTAAAGGGGCGTCAGCGGGCAAACCTGGGACAAAACCTAAGCGCAGTAAGCCATCAGCTTCTAAACGCGCTAAAATGAAGCAAAGTTCTTAA
- the priB gene encoding primosomal replication protein N, whose protein sequence is MTNRLELSGTVVKAPVRSLSPAGIAHCHFSIEHRSTVQEANLPRQVYCRMQVVVSGQGSQELTQHLVLGSHIKVSGFVAYHTGRNGLGKLVLHADNITQI, encoded by the coding sequence ATGACCAATCGATTGGAGTTAAGCGGCACTGTCGTTAAAGCTCCGGTTAGAAGCCTAAGTCCTGCCGGCATCGCTCATTGCCATTTTAGTATTGAGCACCGTTCGACAGTACAAGAAGCGAATTTACCGAGACAAGTTTATTGTCGTATGCAGGTAGTCGTGAGTGGGCAAGGGTCACAAGAATTAACTCAACATTTAGTTTTAGGTAGTCACATCAAGGTAAGTGGTTTTGTCGCTTATCACACCGGCCGTAATGGTTTGGGGAAATTGGTGTTACATGCCGACAACATTACTCAAATTTAA
- a CDS encoding DUF2065 domain-containing protein — MNAFIIAIGLLLIFEGIGPALFPKAWRKMVSQMAQQPDKQLKQIGTVLIVVGAMLVLLMVN, encoded by the coding sequence ATGAATGCATTTATTATTGCCATTGGTTTATTGTTGATTTTTGAAGGCATAGGGCCAGCACTTTTTCCTAAGGCATGGAGAAAGATGGTTAGTCAAATGGCTCAACAACCAGATAAGCAGCTAAAGCAGATCGGCACTGTGTTAATTGTTGTCGGGGCTATGTTGGTATTATTGATGGTTAATTGA